In bacterium (Candidatus Blackallbacteria) CG13_big_fil_rev_8_21_14_2_50_49_14, the genomic stretch GATATTTTTACAGCGTGCCAAACTGTCTTTGACCATTTCTTCGCTGAGGGTTTCATCCTTGAGGCCCTGAAGAAACAAAACGGGCACCTCTATTTTGAGTGTGGTTTTTGCGCCGGATTTGATTTTAAAGCCGGCGCGAAACCAATTCAGCATTGATTTAAAGGCTTCAGGTTGGCTCCACGCGGCTCTGTATTTCTTTAAATCATTCTCCGTAATGGTTCCCTTGCGGGCACTTTGTTTAAACTGTTCACTGAAGTGAACCCATTCGCCACTGCTGAGCATTTTTTCTGCCAAACCTGGAATTTGGTAAAAGAGCAGATTGCTGTGTTTTAACCAGGAGTTTCGATTGTTTCTGAGTTGTTCCCAGAAGACTTCTGGATGGGGCGCATTGACCAAGATCAGTCCATGTAAAAGTTCTGGCCAGGTTTGTGCCACTTGCCAGGCGACCGTCCCCCCCCAATCATGTCCCACCAACCAGACTCTACGCCCCAAAGATTGAAGCAGCCCCCGTATATCACGCGCCAGGACTTCAAGTTCATACGCTTTGATTCCTTTGGGTTTATCGCTCAGGTTATATCCGCGCTGATCTGGCATCAGCGCATAAAACTTCTTTTCTTCAAAAAATGCGGCCTGAAAGCGCCAACCATGTGAGAAATCAGGAAAGCCATGCAGGAAGACCAAACACGGGTCATCAGGTTTTCCTGCTTCAGCCAGATGGAGTTTGATTCCATTTGTATTTACAAATTTTCCTGATTTCATGGGGGGCTCCTTGTTCAGTTTCAGGATCATCACTCATTCTAGGGAGTTTCTCAAAAGAATGCTAGACTGAATCCAATTTATTCCTGATTTTGCTTCGTTCTAGTCATAGGAGGTCTTTCGTGGATATTATTTCTCTCATGGGAACCATAGATGAATTTCTGTGGGGCCCTTGGGCATTTTTTGTATTAATGGGAACGGGCATTCTGTTTACCATTTGGACGAAATTTATTCAGTTTCGTGCCGTGACACATGGTGTCACCGTGATTCGGGGGGTCTATGACAGCCCCGATGACCCAGGCGCGATTAACCATTTTCAGGCTCTATCAGCCGCGCTATCAGCGACGGTCGGTCTGGGAAATATCGGCGGGGTTGCCATGGCGATCGCTTTGGGGGGGCCTGGTGCTCTTTTCTGGATGTGGGTGGTTGGTTTTCTGGGCATGGCGATTAAAACCGTAGAAGTCACCCTGGCCTTGATGTACCGCAATACCGATGATCCCCAAAACCCCCATGGGGGAGCGATGTGGGTGATCGATAAAACCCTGGGAAAACATGATGACTGGCGTAAAGGTTTGGCCAAAGCCTTGGCCTATTTTTTCTGCATTACCCTGCTGATTTCGACCATGACAGGCGGCAATATGTTTCAGGCTTGGAATGTGGGCGAAATTTTGAATGTCTATTATGGGGTTCCTCAAATTGCAACCGGCATTATGCTGGCAGTGGTGGTGGGAGCTGTGATTGTAGGCGGTATCAAACGCATTGGGGAAGTTGCAGAAAAAATTGTTCCCTTTATGTGTGGTATGTATATCCTCGCTGGCCTGGCTGTGCTGGCCCTGCATATTGATAAAATTCCAGGAATGCTGCTCTTGATTGTTCAATCAGCTTTCACTCCGGTGGCTGCAGGCGGCGCCTTTGTGGGGGTTGGGGTCTATACAGCCTTTGAAATTGGTCTGCAAAGAGCTTTGTTCTCAAATGAAGCGGGTCAGGGCTCTGCTCCGATTGCTCACTCTGCTGCTAAAACCGATGAAGCCTCCCGTGAAGGGGTTGTGGCTGGGCTTGAACCTTTTATCGACACCCTGATGATCTGTACCCTGACGGCCTTGGTCATTCTCTGTACTGGCACCTGGAATCGTCCCTCGATTGGCGAAATCAAAGGACCTGTCGCAATTGTTCAGGATGCTGGAAAAGCAAAACTGGAGGCACCGACTTCTGTTCAGGCCTTGCCCGAGTTGGCAAGTTGGGAAAAATGGCAACCGGGTTCACAGGTCTTTATTTTGGTGGATGTCCCCGGTAAAAACCCAGGAGAACATGCCCGTGCAAAAGTCTATGGCGCAATCAAAGCCGGTGCGACAGCGGGTCAGGACCATATTGAATGGGGTGAGGTGCCTGCGGGTGCAACCCTGATCAAAAAAGCAGATGGCCAGCCTGACAAAAGCATTTTCCGAAATTTTGTCGGAGCCAGTTTAACCGGGCATGCCTTTGACCGTGCCTTTCCGGGTCTGGGTAAATGGTTGGTCACAGGCGCAGCCTTGCTTTTCGCGATCTCAACGCAAATTTCCTGGAGCTATTATGGTGAACAGGGAGTGGTGTTTATGTTCAATGGCAAGGGTGTGATGATTTACAAAGCAATCTTTCTGCTGGGTACGATTGTTGCTCCTGTTTTGATCAGCACAGACAGAGAATTAGGTATTCTTTCGGATTTTGGTACCGGCTGGATGCTTTGGGCCAATATTCCCATTCTTCTCAGCATGGGCTATCTGGCCGTACGCGATCTGAAGCAGTACTTCAGAAAATTGGATGCAGGGGAATTTAAGGCTCACAAGCCGATTAATCCGTTTGCAAAGGAATAAGCAAATGAAAATGGAGGGGAGGTTTGCCTCCCCTCTTTTTTTAGGGAACTTTAATTATCTTTTTTCAGTCTTGATGCTCACGATCAGTGATGACAGAAGGAGGAGCGCTCGACTATACTTAAATCAAGCAATGATCAGCGCTTGAATCATTTCACAACCGCTTCACATACTTTCTAAATTTTCACCCATTTAATTTCAACTTAATAAAACACAGCTACTATTTAACTTATTGTTAATTTTCTTAAAACTTTTCGGAGGGTTCGCGTCTCCTTTATTAAATGTATGTTATACTCCAGAGGGTTAAAAAATAGTGAAATACCTGAACAAAACACGCACTTCCTCTGTGCAGACAAGCATTTCCCTCTCTGGACTTGTCTTTTGGCATGTGGTTGAAGTCACTGAGGCTTCCCCCCCTGTTAGCGCATGATGGATTTATCAACAACGAAGAATGGAATGCAGAGATGAATCTGGACAGACTTAAAATTAACGGCGGCGCAGTATTGAAAGGAAA encodes the following:
- a CDS encoding sodium:alanine symporter family protein, translating into MDIISLMGTIDEFLWGPWAFFVLMGTGILFTIWTKFIQFRAVTHGVTVIRGVYDSPDDPGAINHFQALSAALSATVGLGNIGGVAMAIALGGPGALFWMWVVGFLGMAIKTVEVTLALMYRNTDDPQNPHGGAMWVIDKTLGKHDDWRKGLAKALAYFFCITLLISTMTGGNMFQAWNVGEILNVYYGVPQIATGIMLAVVVGAVIVGGIKRIGEVAEKIVPFMCGMYILAGLAVLALHIDKIPGMLLLIVQSAFTPVAAGGAFVGVGVYTAFEIGLQRALFSNEAGQGSAPIAHSAAKTDEASREGVVAGLEPFIDTLMICTLTALVILCTGTWNRPSIGEIKGPVAIVQDAGKAKLEAPTSVQALPELASWEKWQPGSQVFILVDVPGKNPGEHARAKVYGAIKAGATAGQDHIEWGEVPAGATLIKKADGQPDKSIFRNFVGASLTGHAFDRAFPGLGKWLVTGAALLFAISTQISWSYYGEQGVVFMFNGKGVMIYKAIFLLGTIVAPVLISTDRELGILSDFGTGWMLWANIPILLSMGYLAVRDLKQYFRKLDAGEFKAHKPINPFAKE
- a CDS encoding alpha/beta hydrolase; protein product: MILKLNKEPPMKSGKFVNTNGIKLHLAEAGKPDDPCLVFLHGFPDFSHGWRFQAAFFEEKKFYALMPDQRGYNLSDKPKGIKAYELEVLARDIRGLLQSLGRRVWLVGHDWGGTVAWQVAQTWPELLHGLILVNAPHPEVFWEQLRNNRNSWLKHSNLLFYQIPGLAEKMLSSGEWVHFSEQFKQSARKGTITENDLKKYRAAWSQPEAFKSMLNWFRAGFKIKSGAKTTLKIEVPVLFLQGLKDETLSEEMVKDSLARCKNIQHITIPHAGHWAHLDQNESVNELMLEFILAH